The following proteins are encoded in a genomic region of [Eubacterium] hominis:
- the dndD gene encoding DNA sulfur modification protein DndD has product MIIKELKLYNFGVYAGENVFEFVSSKPIVLIGGMNGRGKTTFLEAILLSLYGQNSFAYQESKFKSYGQYLKSYINLLDGSNEASVELYFSLDSSEKEAYRIKRAWNGFGQRIKEDITVYKNETINSFLTDNWSMFIENILPSRLSNFFFFDGEKIAEVAVEDTDVKMKDSIRSLLGISVLDVLSNDIGRIISRSEKKNTYDKSVLELQKLRSNKDDIAKKLNDLEIQIKERTLKLNEKMKKLDLLKNEYKAKGGDVVKQREDLYQKKISLTASINQCNELLINDAASQLPLVLVKNLLLDIEEQALLEQEKKTLAMTLYQMRYMLKSYKKEYPDNSENASHFINYISNNAESGEIDEIYGLSDNTLFRLQSLLDKELFERIAITQKHMKMQNSNRREIDQLENYLSVDIDEKALAKLYRNIKIVEAEITEMEVKIYSLEEQYKNQNAKFVTVNAEFKKKVESYLQKAELNDDIDRLLKYSQIANNILDEYKIRLQKRKVTVVADTMTECYRLLASKKTLIDKILMNEETLDLKYINFEGDEVEKASLSAGEKQLMVISLLWALAKCSKRKLPVIIDTPLSRLDSNHRETLIKSYFPNASEQTIILSTDSEITSDYYMMMKENIGDEFTLVYNDETKSTSIHSGYFMEDRT; this is encoded by the coding sequence ATGATAATAAAAGAATTAAAGCTTTATAATTTTGGTGTGTATGCAGGTGAGAATGTTTTTGAATTTGTATCAAGTAAACCTATAGTTCTTATAGGGGGTATGAATGGTCGAGGAAAAACCACGTTTTTGGAGGCAATTTTGCTTTCTTTATACGGACAAAATTCTTTTGCATATCAGGAAAGTAAATTTAAGTCTTATGGACAATATTTAAAATCATATATAAATCTTTTAGATGGTTCAAACGAAGCGTCTGTTGAATTGTATTTTTCATTAGATTCTTCAGAAAAAGAAGCATACCGAATTAAAAGAGCATGGAATGGATTTGGACAAAGAATTAAAGAAGATATTACTGTATATAAAAATGAAACTATAAACTCTTTTTTGACAGATAATTGGTCTATGTTTATTGAAAATATACTGCCTAGTAGGTTATCTAATTTTTTCTTTTTCGATGGAGAAAAAATAGCTGAGGTGGCTGTGGAAGATACGGATGTAAAAATGAAAGATTCAATTCGCTCCTTATTAGGAATATCTGTATTGGATGTATTAAGCAATGATATAGGACGCATCATCTCTAGAAGTGAGAAAAAGAATACATATGATAAAAGTGTCTTAGAACTTCAAAAACTAAGATCTAATAAAGATGACATAGCAAAAAAATTAAATGATTTAGAAATACAGATAAAAGAAAGAACACTAAAATTAAATGAAAAAATGAAAAAATTAGATTTATTGAAAAATGAATATAAAGCTAAAGGTGGAGACGTTGTTAAACAAAGGGAAGACTTATATCAAAAGAAAATATCGTTAACTGCTTCAATTAATCAATGTAATGAACTTTTGATAAATGATGCTGCTTCGCAATTACCATTGGTTTTAGTCAAAAATCTTCTTTTAGATATAGAAGAGCAAGCACTTTTGGAACAAGAAAAAAAGACTTTGGCTATGACTTTATATCAAATGAGATATATGCTAAAAAGTTATAAGAAGGAATATCCAGATAATTCAGAAAATGCGAGTCATTTTATTAATTATATAAGCAATAACGCTGAATCAGGTGAAATAGACGAGATATATGGTTTATCTGATAACACTTTATTTAGACTACAATCTTTATTGGATAAAGAGCTTTTTGAGAGAATAGCTATTACTCAAAAGCACATGAAAATGCAAAATAGTAATAGAAGAGAAATAGATCAACTTGAGAATTATTTGTCTGTCGATATTGATGAAAAAGCATTGGCAAAATTATATAGAAATATAAAAATAGTTGAGGCAGAGATAACGGAGATGGAAGTTAAAATTTATTCTTTAGAAGAACAATATAAAAATCAGAATGCAAAGTTTGTAACAGTAAATGCAGAATTTAAAAAGAAAGTTGAATCATATTTGCAGAAAGCAGAATTAAATGATGATATTGACCGCTTACTTAAGTATTCGCAGATTGCAAATAACATATTAGATGAATATAAAATTCGATTACAAAAAAGAAAAGTGACAGTAGTTGCGGATACAATGACAGAGTGTTATAGATTATTAGCTAGCAAGAAAACTCTTATTGATAAAATTCTCATGAATGAAGAAACTTTAGATTTGAAATATATAAATTTTGAAGGAGATGAGGTTGAAAAAGCTTCACTATCTGCTGGAGAAAAACAATTAATGGTTATTTCACTTTTATGGGCTTTGGCAAAATGCTCAAAGAGAAAACTTCCAGTGATAATTGACACTCCATTATCAAGATTGGATTCCAATCATAGAGAGACCTTGATCAAAAGTTATTTTCCTAATGCAAGTGAGCAAACAATTATTCTATCTACGGATTCGGAAATTACTTCAGACTATTATATGATGATGAAGGAAAATATCGGTGATGAATTTACATTGGTTTACAATGATGAGACAAAATCAACTTCTATACATTCTGGATATTTTATGGAGGATAGGACATGA
- the dndE gene encoding DNA sulfur modification protein DndE, with translation MIIKQIKLSNQSKDKLSRLKGKTGIKNWNILCRWALCYSLKEDSIPPDILIIQDSNLEMSWFTFGGEDSDLYEALIIAWCKSKGLPLDNDTVSKYFKLHLERGISYLSGTNFIKNLDDLLKLALEV, from the coding sequence ATGATAATTAAACAAATAAAACTATCGAATCAATCAAAAGATAAGCTATCTCGTTTAAAGGGTAAGACTGGTATAAAAAATTGGAATATATTGTGTAGATGGGCGTTATGCTATTCGTTAAAAGAAGATTCTATTCCACCAGATATACTAATCATACAAGATAGTAATTTAGAAATGTCTTGGTTTACCTTCGGAGGCGAAGATAGCGATTTATATGAAGCACTTATAATTGCATGGTGCAAATCTAAAGGGTTGCCGCTAGATAATGATACTGTATCTAAGTATTTTAAATTGCATTTGGAAAGAGGTATTTCCTATTTGTCAGGGACAAATTTTATTAAAAATTTGGATGATTTATTAAAACTTGCCTTGGAGGTGTAA
- a CDS encoding cysteine desulfurase, which yields MVYLDFNSTTPIDERVLDEMMKVYKNVVGNADSRTHIFGDEARLVVEKARSEVANLLNINKDEVFFTSGATESNNIALQGLIDYANKTGKKHIVTTSIEHKAILETCKALEKKGFEVSYLKPGNDGRILLNDVKMHVRDDTLIVSVMHVNNETGIIQPVQEIGDYLLDKEVYFHIDATQSFGKLVDELKQIKYDMLSMSAHKIGGPQGVGALILRKKRYKLPPVKGIMYGGQQEHGIRPGTIPVALVNGLGSACSFASLEYKTNIEKCRNLKRVLMEELEAMEIDYEINGDPEYCMPNTINIYFDGISSEALMLSTKQYCGISNGSACNSKSYKPSYVLVSMGLPIERIENSVRISWGANSDLNEVRNSFVQLLSTVKNMKI from the coding sequence ATGGTTTATCTTGATTTTAATTCTACTACGCCTATTGATGAGCGTGTTCTTGATGAAATGATGAAAGTGTATAAGAATGTTGTTGGGAATGCGGATAGTAGAACTCATATTTTTGGAGATGAAGCAAGACTTGTTGTTGAAAAAGCAAGAAGTGAGGTTGCTAATTTACTGAATATTAACAAAGATGAAGTTTTTTTCACAAGTGGGGCAACAGAAAGTAACAATATAGCTCTACAAGGTTTGATTGACTATGCAAATAAAACTGGCAAAAAACATATAGTCACAACATCTATTGAACATAAAGCTATATTAGAAACATGTAAAGCTTTGGAAAAAAAAGGTTTTGAAGTTTCTTATTTAAAGCCAGGAAATGATGGAAGAATATTATTGAATGATGTTAAAATGCATGTCCGAGATGATACTTTAATTGTCAGTGTTATGCACGTCAATAATGAAACAGGTATAATTCAACCCGTCCAAGAGATTGGAGATTATCTTCTAGATAAAGAAGTATATTTTCATATAGATGCAACACAAAGTTTTGGTAAATTAGTAGATGAATTGAAACAAATAAAATACGATATGCTTTCTATGAGTGCACATAAAATTGGGGGACCACAAGGGGTTGGTGCATTGATTCTTAGAAAAAAACGATACAAGCTTCCACCAGTAAAAGGTATTATGTATGGAGGACAACAAGAGCACGGTATTCGTCCTGGAACAATTCCAGTTGCTTTGGTAAATGGATTAGGAAGTGCTTGTTCTTTTGCGTCGTTGGAATATAAAACTAATATAGAAAAATGTAGAAATTTAAAGAGAGTTTTAATGGAAGAATTAGAAGCTATGGAAATTGACTATGAAATAAATGGGGATCCCGAATACTGTATGCCAAACACAATTAATATTTACTTTGACGGTATATCTTCAGAAGCACTAATGCTTTCTACTAAACAGTATTGTGGTATTTCAAATGGTTCAGCGTGCAATTCTAAGTCATATAAACCTAGTTATGTTTTAGTATCAATGGGTTTACCAATTGAAAGAATAGAGAATTCAGTGCGTATCAGTTGGGGAGCAAACTCAGATTTAAATGAAGTTAGAAATTCTTTTGTTCAACTATTATCTACAGTCAAAAATATGAAAATATAA
- a CDS encoding DUF11 domain-containing protein gives MAIINRIDNSASITYGGNSINSNTVSTLLLLAPTITKTVDKATANIGDILTYTITITNLSLAALPTLPFTDTIAQGMTYNTGSFSVNGSTATPTITGNTLTYTIPAIPSLGTATIQFKTTVVGGSSTS, from the coding sequence ATGGCAATTATCAATAGAATAGATAACTCAGCATCCATCACATATGGAGGCAATAGCATAAACAGTAATACAGTATCAACATTATTATTACTGGCACCAACAATTACAAAAACTGTGGACAAAGCCACAGCTAATATAGGAGATATTCTGACTTATACAATCACAATTACAAATCTTTCTTTAGCAGCATTACCGACTTTACCTTTCACAGATACAATTGCACAAGGTATGACTTATAATACTGGAAGTTTTAGTGTCAATGGTAGTACAGCAACACCTACAATTACAGGTAATACGCTAACTTATACAATACCGGCAATTCCTTCCCTTGGAACGGCAACTATACAGTTTAAAACAACCGTTGTTGGCGGGAGTAGTACTTCTTAG
- a CDS encoding uracil-DNA glycosylase family protein: protein MKKLDNLKKDILSCKVCKDIFEHDPNPIFQGNEHSHIFQIGQAPSRTVMETGKPFNDASGKKLLNDWYQITREQFYDPDNFYIASIARCYPGKAKRTGDNPPPISCAKRFLNKELELIEPDLYIIIGAYAAKWVFPDTDFTTLVFQNHFFHKKPLYVLPHPSPLNRKWLKDHPEFEKQRILEIREKIHDILR, encoded by the coding sequence ATGAAAAAGTTAGATAATTTGAAAAAAGATATATTAAGCTGTAAAGTGTGTAAAGATATATTTGAACATGATCCTAATCCTATCTTTCAAGGAAATGAACATTCACATATATTTCAGATAGGGCAAGCGCCTTCAAGAACAGTAATGGAAACAGGAAAGCCATTTAACGATGCGAGTGGTAAAAAACTTCTCAATGATTGGTATCAGATAACAAGGGAACAATTTTATGATCCTGATAACTTTTATATCGCATCGATTGCTAGATGCTATCCTGGTAAGGCAAAAAGAACAGGCGATAATCCTCCACCAATATCATGTGCAAAGCGTTTCTTAAATAAAGAATTAGAATTGATAGAACCTGATTTATATATCATCATTGGTGCTTATGCAGCAAAATGGGTGTTTCCTGACACAGATTTCACAACTCTTGTTTTTCAAAATCATTTTTTCCATAAAAAACCATTATATGTATTGCCACATCCTTCTCCTCTCAATAGAAAATGGTTAAAAGATCATCCAGAATTTGAGAAGCAACGAATACTTGAAATACGTGAGAAGATTCATGATATATTACGATAG
- a CDS encoding CRISPR-associated endonuclease Cas1: MLADRFVLSLTNRKVVSANGFHKIESGAVIMDDDTRKSVLSSWQKKKQEIIQHPFLDEKVEWGLIPYVQALLLARTIRGDLDEYPSFLAR; this comes from the coding sequence ATTTTAGCGGACCGATTTGTTTTATCATTGACCAATCGAAAAGTTGTAAGTGCAAATGGTTTTCATAAAATAGAAAGTGGTGCTGTGATTATGGATGATGATACAAGAAAAAGTGTTCTTTCTTCGTGGCAAAAAAAGAAACAAGAAATAATTCAACATCCTTTTTTAGATGAAAAAGTGGAATGGGGATTGATTCCTTATGTTCAGGCATTGCTTTTAGCAAGGACGATACGTGGTGATTTGGATGAGTATCCTTCCTTCTTAGCGAGGTGA
- a CDS encoding TfoX/Sxy family protein: MSCSMEFVQYVCEQLQGCGDITYRRMFGEFGFYVDGVYIGAACDNQLFIKVTDAGKKMIKDPVYGEMYPGAKPSFLIENLQDKELLEKLVLATRNALVKKKKV, translated from the coding sequence ATGAGTTGTAGTATGGAGTTTGTACAATATGTATGTGAGCAGTTACAAGGCTGCGGGGATATCACTTATCGTCGTATGTTTGGTGAATTTGGTTTTTATGTGGATGGTGTTTATATTGGTGCTGCTTGTGATAATCAATTGTTTATCAAAGTGACAGATGCTGGTAAAAAAATGATAAAAGATCCTGTTTATGGTGAAATGTATCCAGGCGCAAAGCCATCGTTTCTAATTGAAAATCTTCAGGATAAGGAATTACTGGAAAAACTAGTCCTTGCGACAAGGAATGCTTTAGTGAAAAAGAAAAAAGTCTGA
- a CDS encoding helix-turn-helix transcriptional regulator — translation MQFITPSLQSRIFSATSAHIYIRPHILLQPYIAHYTLHIQEIANKNKELVLIPDIAGCMVFTPSSHELDIQFWGATTKTVIVNNNHPPQRFFIEFKPGGSFPFTGIPQKELLNQQVDMHQILPEWKYKIQEFWFSTTCIYDFLGLLEHFLLSKLHHNESPNFLNQLSICLREHKGLDEICAFSDRHLHRILQNQVGTGIKVYQRLIRMNQALDFIQNPSLSLTQIAYFCGYYDQSHFIHDFKQVCGVTPGVYRKQMSDFYNESFKF, via the coding sequence ATGCAATTTATAACTCCCTCATTACAATCCAGAATTTTTTCAGCAACTAGTGCCCATATCTATATCCGGCCACATATCCTGCTTCAGCCTTATATTGCGCATTATACCTTGCATATACAAGAAATTGCGAATAAGAATAAAGAGTTGGTTTTAATACCGGATATTGCGGGTTGTATGGTTTTTACGCCTTCATCACATGAATTGGATATACAATTTTGGGGAGCTACAACCAAGACAGTGATTGTGAATAACAATCATCCTCCCCAACGTTTTTTCATTGAATTTAAACCTGGTGGTTCCTTCCCATTCACTGGTATTCCTCAAAAAGAATTGTTAAATCAACAGGTAGACATGCATCAAATACTGCCTGAGTGGAAATACAAGATACAGGAATTTTGGTTTTCTACGACATGTATTTATGACTTTTTAGGGTTGTTAGAGCATTTTTTATTATCAAAACTACATCATAATGAATCACCTAATTTTTTAAATCAGCTATCCATTTGTTTAAGAGAACATAAAGGACTGGATGAAATATGTGCCTTTTCTGATCGTCATCTACATCGTATCTTACAAAATCAGGTAGGTACTGGTATCAAGGTTTATCAGCGTTTGATACGTATGAATCAGGCGTTAGATTTCATACAGAATCCATCCCTGTCATTAACGCAGATTGCATATTTTTGCGGATATTATGATCAATCTCATTTCATCCATGACTTTAAACAGGTATGTGGTGTGACTCCTGGTGTTTATCGTAAACAAATGTCTGATTTTTACAATGAATCCTTTAAATTTTAG